Proteins encoded in a region of the Clostridium beijerinckii genome:
- a CDS encoding PAS domain S-box protein yields the protein MSSETNENINKRKYNYLQIYEAAIRNANDIIILFSSQGNILEVNRKAVYTYGYTEEELLSKNIFELRNRERIELAIMQFEKAKSGDIEFETIHFKSDGTSFPVEVKSIGIEINNERFVLSIIRDISNRIKNEAEIRGLASLVENTEDAIIGKTLDGIITSWNIGAEKIYGYKKEEVIGKHISIIIPDEKINDFYEIINKIKNKEKIRGFESKRRKKNGQLIDVSITVSPIYDFEGNLIGASNITRDITENKKVEKELRDKYEEISALYEELIAIEEELRSNYQELEKAKEEADKANKAKSEFLANISHEIRTPMNGIIGIIDLLKVTELNNNQKEYLEMLSNSSRLLLGILNTILDISKIESGKFELTLKPFNLKKTLDRITKELSIACSKKNLEVFYYIDPYINFDLIGDEIRLNQVLINIINNAIKFTEMGQIMFKVRKLNNTNNKITLEFSVKDTGIGIKEEFKNDIFKKFVQQDMTYTKKYDGTGLGLAISKDIAKLMNGDIWFESIENKGSTFYFTAEFLLNYAEDMNNDNLNAEDDEIVSSKNKRILLVEDNEINIKITCEMLNRLGYEYEYVYDGKQALEKLKEKTFDLILMDIQMPELNGYDTTRIIREKEIKTKEHANIIAMTAYSMNGDRERCIEVGMDDYISKPFDMNTLKNVILRFI from the coding sequence ATGAGTAGTGAAACCAATGAAAATATTAATAAAAGGAAATATAATTATTTACAAATATATGAAGCTGCTATACGTAATGCTAACGACATAATAATTTTATTTTCAAGCCAAGGTAATATATTGGAAGTTAATAGGAAGGCAGTGTATACTTATGGATATACTGAAGAAGAACTACTTTCAAAGAATATATTTGAATTAAGAAATAGAGAAAGAATTGAACTTGCAATCATGCAGTTTGAAAAAGCTAAATCAGGTGATATTGAGTTTGAAACTATTCACTTTAAAAGCGATGGAACTAGTTTTCCTGTAGAAGTTAAGTCAATAGGAATAGAAATTAATAATGAAAGATTTGTTTTAAGCATAATAAGAGATATATCAAACCGAATTAAAAATGAAGCGGAAATTAGGGGACTTGCTTCTTTAGTTGAAAATACTGAGGATGCAATTATAGGAAAAACTTTAGATGGAATTATAACAAGTTGGAATATAGGTGCTGAAAAGATTTATGGATACAAAAAAGAAGAAGTGATTGGAAAGCATATATCTATCATAATTCCTGATGAGAAAATTAATGATTTCTATGAAATAATTAACAAGATAAAAAATAAAGAAAAAATTAGAGGATTCGAATCTAAGAGAAGAAAGAAAAATGGTCAGTTAATTGATGTTTCAATAACAGTTTCACCTATTTACGATTTTGAAGGAAATTTAATTGGAGCATCTAATATCACTAGAGATATAACAGAAAATAAAAAAGTGGAAAAAGAGTTAAGAGATAAATATGAAGAGATATCAGCTCTATATGAAGAACTTATAGCAATAGAAGAAGAGCTAAGAAGTAATTATCAGGAACTAGAAAAAGCAAAGGAAGAAGCGGATAAAGCAAACAAAGCTAAAAGTGAATTTCTTGCAAATATTAGCCATGAGATAAGAACTCCTATGAATGGAATAATAGGAATTATAGACTTATTGAAGGTAACTGAACTTAACAATAATCAAAAAGAATATCTAGAAATGCTCAGTAATTCATCAAGATTGTTACTAGGAATATTAAATACTATCTTAGATATTTCTAAAATAGAGTCAGGGAAATTTGAACTTACATTAAAGCCGTTTAATCTGAAAAAAACTCTAGATCGGATTACTAAAGAATTATCTATAGCATGTAGTAAAAAAAACTTAGAAGTATTTTACTATATTGATCCATATATAAACTTTGATTTAATAGGAGATGAAATTAGATTAAATCAAGTGCTTATAAATATTATTAATAATGCTATTAAATTCACTGAAATGGGTCAAATAATGTTTAAGGTAAGGAAATTAAATAATACAAATAATAAGATAACATTAGAATTTTCGGTGAAAGATACAGGTATTGGGATTAAAGAAGAATTTAAAAATGATATCTTTAAAAAATTTGTCCAACAAGATATGACTTACACTAAAAAATATGATGGAACGGGGCTAGGGCTTGCTATTTCAAAAGATATTGCAAAGCTAATGAATGGGGACATATGGTTTGAAAGTATTGAAAATAAAGGAAGCACCTTTTATTTTACAGCAGAATTTTTATTGAATTATGCAGAAGATATGAATAATGATAATTTAAATGCAGAAGATGATGAGATAGTCTCAAGCAAAAATAAAAGGATATTATTAGTTGAGGATAACGAAATAAATATTAAGATAACTTGTGAAATGCTAAATAGATTGGGATATGAATATGAGTATGTATATGATGGGAAGCAGGCGTTAGAAAAGCTAAAAGAAAAGACATTTGATTTAATACTCATGGATATTCAAATGCCAGAATTAAATGGATATGATACCACTAGAATAATTAGAGAAAAAGAAATAAAGACAAAAGAACATGCTAATATAATAGCTATGACAGCTTATTCTATGAATGGAGATAGAGAAAGATGTATTGAGGTTGGAATGGATGACTATATTTCTAAACCATTTGATATGAATACATTAAAGAATGTTATCTTAAGATTTATATAA
- a CDS encoding sensor domain-containing protein, translated as MKDNQMNLFLRRAKKSVMEIEKSDLDYEEILKKYKQAIDEANIAVWEWNIKEDSFFISDAWKKITGYSSKNFNSLIDCIEKVAINKDRESALTDLNFFVADKVTSYISEFRIITKDNKLKWVLFKGNGIKEKNEGVARMFGLVSDITEEKEREKGISDNLYHDSLTKLPNRDMFLMDIKNVLDKNIQLSQEGAIVFIDLDNFKSINDTLGHDYGDLMLKVFSQLLHVCIKDYGKLYRVGGDEFIVIIERINSIEKVKEMCNTILKYCKNPFELNENQLYITTSMGIAIFPRDSNNMNDLLKFADLAMYKSKTDGKNTYTFFEQALSRLYTRRIIIENELKDAIKKNEFSIVYQPQIDALDNKIVAFEALLRWNSKKLGFVSPAEFIPIAERIGIIVDIGDWVFEKACRKIRELKEREYEFNNICINVSPVQIKERDFKDKIIKTCEENKIPLSLIEIEITESTLIELDDEKIADLHELIKKGINISIDDFGTGYSSLSYLTILPINTLKIDKSFIDNIENDKNRAVIECILSLSKSLKYKVIAEGVEVKEQLNELMNLGCNIIQGYYFSKPVCEEELEKMLKND; from the coding sequence ATGAAAGATAATCAAATGAACTTATTTTTAAGGAGAGCAAAGAAATCTGTTATGGAGATAGAAAAAAGTGATTTGGATTATGAAGAAATATTAAAAAAATATAAACAAGCAATAGATGAAGCTAATATAGCAGTTTGGGAGTGGAATATTAAGGAAGATAGTTTCTTTATTTCTGATGCATGGAAAAAAATTACGGGCTATAGCTCGAAAAATTTTAACAGTTTAATTGATTGTATTGAAAAGGTAGCTATAAACAAGGATAGAGAAAGTGCATTGACTGATTTAAACTTTTTTGTAGCAGATAAAGTAACTTCCTATATAAGTGAGTTTAGAATTATTACTAAAGATAATAAATTGAAGTGGGTATTGTTTAAGGGAAATGGCATAAAAGAGAAAAATGAAGGTGTAGCTCGCATGTTTGGGTTAGTGAGTGATATAACTGAAGAAAAGGAAAGAGAAAAAGGAATTTCAGACAATTTATATCATGATTCTCTTACAAAGCTTCCTAATAGGGATATGTTTTTAATGGATATAAAGAATGTCTTAGATAAAAATATTCAACTCAGTCAGGAGGGCGCTATAGTTTTCATAGACCTAGATAATTTTAAATCGATTAATGATACCCTAGGACACGACTATGGAGATCTTATGTTAAAAGTATTCTCACAATTATTGCATGTGTGTATAAAGGACTATGGAAAGTTGTACAGAGTTGGTGGAGATGAATTTATTGTAATTATAGAAAGAATTAATTCTATAGAAAAAGTTAAAGAGATGTGCAATACAATTTTAAAATATTGCAAGAATCCATTCGAACTTAATGAAAACCAGCTGTATATTACAACAAGCATGGGAATAGCAATATTCCCAAGAGATAGTAATAATATGAATGATCTATTAAAATTTGCAGATCTAGCAATGTATAAGTCTAAGACAGATGGAAAAAACACATATACCTTTTTCGAACAAGCTTTAAGTAGGTTATATACAAGAAGAATAATAATTGAAAATGAATTAAAAGATGCAATTAAGAAAAATGAATTTTCCATTGTATACCAACCACAAATTGATGCGTTGGATAACAAGATAGTTGCATTTGAAGCGTTATTGAGATGGAATAGTAAAAAGCTCGGGTTTGTATCTCCAGCTGAATTTATACCAATAGCTGAAAGGATTGGAATAATTGTAGACATAGGAGATTGGGTATTTGAGAAAGCATGCCGTAAAATTAGAGAGCTTAAAGAGAGGGAATATGAATTTAATAATATCTGTATAAATGTTTCACCTGTTCAAATAAAAGAAAGAGATTTTAAAGACAAAATAATAAAAACTTGTGAAGAAAACAAAATTCCTCTAAGTTTAATTGAAATAGAAATAACTGAAAGTACTTTAATTGAATTAGACGATGAGAAAATTGCTGATTTACATGAACTAATAAAAAAAGGTATAAATATTTCAATTGATGACTTTGGAACTGGATATTCATCTTTAAGTTATTTAACAATCTTACCTATAAATACTTTGAAAATAGATAAATCTTTTATCGATAATATTGAGAACGATAAGAACAGAGCAGTAATAGAGTGTATTTTGAGCTTATCGAAAAGTTTAAAGTATAAGGTTATAGCAGAAGGCGTTGAAGTTAAAGAGCAACTTAATGAATTAATGAATTTAGGATGTAATATAATTCAGGGATATTATTTCAGTAAACCAGTTTGTGAAGAGGAACTTGAGAAAATGTTAAAAAATGATTAA
- a CDS encoding GGDEF domain-containing protein, with translation MEVIDQVKERLSIFKKLYDVIRIVDPVNKKAALVKDNELQGLNGTCYLLWKKHTFCENCISMRAYNNNDTFVKIEYDKEKIVLITATPVELNGKIYIVEILKDITNIGSVFHKMTEDSDFVEELIISMNEKVIKDELTGLYNRRYINERLPVDINYMKISKMPLSIIMADIDFFKKVNDQYGHIIGDKILIDFSELILKSVRGKSDWVGRFGGEEFIIILNYTEAKNAYKVAEKIRKLLENTSFNYDGIEIRITASFGVYEASDEDVNIYDLLSKVDKNLYKAKASGRNRTIVNQESTYEFDSTNIKEKTIKLSELNQNINSVREILNEVCCTLDGDVDIDNGLTISQHLDDLIVEYMKELNNHKEGYNHER, from the coding sequence ATGGAAGTAATAGACCAAGTAAAAGAAAGACTATCTATTTTTAAAAAATTATATGATGTTATAAGAATAGTTGATCCAGTAAATAAAAAAGCGGCTCTTGTTAAGGACAATGAGCTACAAGGGTTGAATGGTACATGCTATTTGTTATGGAAGAAACATACATTTTGCGAAAACTGTATTTCTATGCGAGCATATAATAACAATGATACATTTGTAAAAATAGAATATGATAAAGAAAAAATTGTCTTAATCACAGCAACACCAGTAGAATTAAATGGCAAGATATATATCGTGGAAATATTAAAGGATATTACCAATATCGGAAGCGTATTTCATAAGATGACTGAGGATTCTGACTTTGTGGAAGAATTGATTATCTCAATGAATGAAAAGGTGATTAAAGATGAATTGACAGGATTATATAATAGAAGGTATATAAATGAGAGACTCCCTGTAGATATTAACTACATGAAAATTAGCAAAATGCCTTTATCGATAATTATGGCAGATATAGATTTCTTTAAAAAAGTAAATGATCAATATGGGCACATTATAGGTGATAAAATACTCATTGATTTTTCAGAGCTAATATTAAAATCGGTCCGAGGTAAGTCAGACTGGGTAGGTAGATTTGGTGGAGAAGAGTTTATTATAATATTAAATTATACTGAGGCTAAAAATGCGTATAAAGTTGCTGAGAAGATAAGAAAATTATTAGAAAATACATCTTTTAATTATGATGGTATTGAGATAAGAATAACAGCAAGTTTTGGCGTGTATGAAGCTTCTGATGAAGATGTAAATATTTATGATTTATTATCAAAAGTAGATAAGAATCTCTATAAAGCTAAAGCTAGTGGAAGAAATAGGACAATTGTAAATCAAGAAAGTACTTATGAATTTGATTCAACGAATATTAAAGAAAAAACAATCAAATTATCAGAGTTAAATCAAAATATAAATTCTGTAAGAGAAATTTTGAATGAAGTTTGCTGTACACTTGATGGAGACGTAGATATAGACAATGGATTAACTATAAGCCAGCATTTAGATGATCTGATAGTAGAGTATATGAAAGAATTGAACAACCATAAAGAAGGTTATAATCATGAAAGATAA
- a CDS encoding TetR/AcrR family transcriptional regulator produces the protein MENSTRDKIFYTSFRLFLENGYEATNIRDICKEVGVKASTIYFYYKSKQDLFFYIYDYIYKDYIDYMQSIETMDKNIPLKEKLYTLLKKKIEYYISDISKRKFILRCHMFPPEEIASVIRERYKFYIAEENKIILDIMGNPQYNDKFITKNINSYLIKCKKLEDYLLYEMITSNIRINDKVISRLWDIFFELM, from the coding sequence TTGGAAAATTCAACAAGAGATAAAATATTTTATACTTCTTTTAGACTTTTTCTGGAGAATGGATATGAGGCCACTAATATTAGAGATATTTGTAAAGAAGTTGGAGTTAAAGCATCAACTATATATTTTTACTATAAGTCGAAGCAGGATCTGTTTTTCTATATTTATGATTATATTTATAAAGATTATATTGATTATATGCAGAGTATTGAAACAATGGACAAGAATATTCCTCTTAAGGAAAAGCTGTATACTCTATTAAAAAAGAAGATAGAGTACTATATATCAGATATATCTAAAAGAAAGTTTATTCTTAGATGTCACATGTTTCCGCCAGAAGAGATAGCAAGTGTAATACGGGAAAGATATAAATTCTATATAGCTGAAGAAAATAAAATAATTCTAGATATCATGGGTAATCCTCAATATAATGATAAATTTATAACTAAAAATATAAATAGTTATTTGATTAAATGTAAAAAGCTAGAAGATTATTTACTTTATGAAATGATAACATCAAATATAAGAATAAACGATAAAGTCATTTCAAGGCTATGGGATATATTTTTTGAATTAATGTAA
- a CDS encoding PAS domain-containing hybrid sensor histidine kinase/response regulator, whose translation MVSSVLEGISYLNNINNIISIYEPLTDSNQVIYDFSVKFINESFTKEFDCEDLTHNSVDEIKMYLRESLFSYLKGIDNNIYTLVIRDTVYEVSFSKFAEKYIFCTFIKSKGILSNEKLFMEGKDFIDNALDSILVVSRSGEILYGNKKAIETYGYSFDELVNLNIFALRNEDSREFTQDQLNKALDRGIKFKSYHHKKDGTRFPVEVRSVCSNKKSRDVAVSIIRDISDMERLFKDSKIFSISLDILDDPFVIFDKEMNISRWSKGAETKFGFKETDIVGNDMRRLIPKDKLNESQKLIDMITKGKVIKDYETVRLDKDGNLVNVLMSASPIYDDNNLFSGVVAMYKDITDRKLIERDLREKCEQLELLKQKAEEANKAKSIFLANISHEIRTPMNGITAAIQLLKLEDINEKQKKYIRILNDSANTMLRLINNLLDMSKIESGTFRINREPFNLKETINSIYNSLLVTGNSKGLEVSYYLDPNIDFEVIGDELRLKEILSNLISNAVKFTDEGYISFRVSMISEDSNSERIQFTIKDSGIGIDDEFKDKIFNNFTQGNISSMKKYIGTGLGLSISKQFANLMNGEISFESSLGKGSTFIFTCEFKKTNDKKQVMERKNIESDKLNQYNDRQDKVILYVEDNLISQEVMENIIKSNGYKYISAYNGNEAINILKNNKVDLILMDIQMPELNGFETTQAIRVEELEGKHIPIIAITAYAMREDKEKCIKAKMDDYISKPFEIENLLNIIEFNLRT comes from the coding sequence ATGGTTAGCTCAGTATTAGAGGGAATATCATATTTAAATAATATTAATAACATAATATCTATATACGAACCATTAACTGATTCAAATCAAGTTATTTATGATTTCAGTGTTAAATTTATAAATGAAAGTTTCACAAAGGAATTTGACTGCGAAGACTTAACCCATAACTCTGTTGATGAAATTAAAATGTATTTAAGAGAGTCTTTATTTAGTTATTTAAAAGGAATTGATAATAATATTTATACATTAGTCATTAGAGATACTGTTTATGAAGTTAGTTTCAGTAAATTTGCTGAAAAGTATATATTTTGTACATTCATAAAAAGTAAAGGCATATTATCAAATGAAAAGTTGTTTATGGAAGGAAAAGATTTTATAGATAATGCATTAGATAGTATTCTTGTAGTAAGCAGAAGCGGGGAAATACTTTATGGAAATAAAAAGGCTATTGAAACGTACGGGTATTCTTTTGATGAACTTGTAAATTTAAATATCTTTGCTCTTAGGAATGAGGATAGCAGGGAATTCACCCAAGATCAATTAAATAAAGCTTTAGATAGGGGAATAAAGTTTAAAAGTTATCATCACAAAAAAGATGGGACAAGATTTCCGGTTGAAGTAAGATCCGTTTGTAGTAATAAGAAATCAAGAGATGTGGCAGTCAGTATTATAAGAGATATTTCGGATATGGAAAGGTTATTTAAAGATTCAAAGATATTTTCAATATCTTTAGATATACTTGATGATCCATTTGTGATTTTTGACAAAGAAATGAATATATCTCGTTGGAGTAAAGGCGCTGAGACAAAGTTTGGATTTAAGGAAACGGACATAGTAGGAAATGATATGAGACGGCTAATTCCAAAAGATAAATTAAATGAATCACAAAAATTAATAGATATGATTACCAAAGGAAAGGTAATTAAAGATTATGAAACTGTCAGATTGGACAAAGATGGAAACTTGGTTAATGTTTTAATGAGCGCATCTCCGATTTATGATGATAATAATCTCTTTTCTGGAGTAGTAGCAATGTATAAAGATATTACAGACAGGAAACTAATAGAAAGGGATCTGCGAGAAAAGTGTGAACAATTAGAATTGTTAAAACAGAAAGCAGAAGAAGCCAATAAAGCAAAATCAATTTTTTTGGCTAATATAAGCCATGAAATAAGAACTCCAATGAATGGAATTACAGCAGCTATACAATTACTAAAGTTAGAAGATATTAATGAAAAGCAAAAAAAATATATTAGAATATTAAATGATTCAGCAAATACTATGCTTAGGCTTATCAATAACTTATTAGATATGTCAAAAATAGAGTCAGGTACATTTAGAATTAATAGGGAACCGTTTAATTTAAAAGAGACTATAAATAGTATTTATAATAGCCTCTTAGTCACTGGAAATTCTAAGGGATTAGAAGTAAGTTATTATTTAGACCCTAACATAGATTTTGAAGTTATTGGTGATGAGCTGAGGTTAAAAGAGATATTATCCAATCTAATTAGCAATGCAGTAAAGTTTACAGATGAAGGATACATATCATTTAGAGTAAGTATGATTTCAGAAGATAGTAATAGTGAAAGAATTCAATTTACGATCAAAGACTCAGGAATTGGTATAGATGACGAGTTTAAAGATAAAATATTTAATAATTTTACTCAAGGAAATATATCATCAATGAAAAAGTACATAGGAACGGGATTGGGCTTATCAATTTCAAAACAGTTTGCTAATTTGATGAATGGAGAAATAAGTTTTGAAAGTTCTTTGGGTAAGGGCTCAACATTTATTTTTACATGTGAATTTAAAAAAACAAATGATAAAAAGCAAGTTATGGAAAGAAAAAACATTGAAAGTGATAAGCTTAATCAATATAATGATCGCCAAGATAAAGTTATTTTATATGTTGAAGATAACTTAATAAGTCAAGAAGTAATGGAAAATATAATTAAAAGTAACGGTTACAAATATATTTCAGCGTATAACGGGAATGAGGCTATAAATATATTAAAAAATAATAAAGTTGATTTAATATTAATGGATATACAGATGCCAGAATTAAATGGTTTTGAAACAACACAGGCTATAAGAGTTGAGGAATTAGAAGGAAAACATATACCAATAATTGCAATAACCGCATATGCTATGCGGGAAGACAAAGAAAAATGCATAAAAGCAAAAATGGATGATTACATATCTAAACCATTTGAAATTGAAAACTTGTTAAATATTATAGAATTCAACTTAAGAACATAG
- a CDS encoding PAS domain-containing hybrid sensor histidine kinase/response regulator codes for MPLNSKRNPKPSITISNEIVIKVSEEFVDLTGYYKEELLGKSYKELSKTLKTNFFDKFESISDEMSVYIFTKSLEPREVIISKKIDHDKTDILYFFHEKENSRIENKFLYAEQLCFDNKYGIAIYSAPDITLLKANEKYINYMDEPFNMKENCIGKSIEEIAKDFKEDKIREKWISVIKTGKTCYVKYFMSDRHGTGVTYFDSAIVPIYEEGKVKYYIENRIDVTDRIRNKMVIEAQAAEIERRDKKIEAIMDLADEQISIFDKSGRLIKISKVILELFQANKISNINDIKDEIMIFDVNKNRIEFEKSKFSYIEKGKEINNYRVIIGTRNFEKHVVISGKPIFDRKGNFERYVLIIDDITEEVQAKIIEEQKNKLEAIIRNMSEGLFTIDKEGNINILNSSAKDFFYNIGLANKISENLLKVKFYDSNDNIIKPENLPSYRVLKGEKINEYRMTLKRKGLEYHFNVSGSPLYDEDGDIVKALLCTRNVTEQVNSNTIIKMQKKQLEAVIENISDAIYIADKEGKIILMNAEGRSLLSDYYAVKNAEDFNITKQAFDTSGNEIHVENLSLKCALRGEKIKNKTVIIKRLDKELTIRVNSTPIYDTSGNLIMALACYHDITDLAEKEKIIVEKYRQLEVLKEEAEIANKIKSLFLDNMSHEIRTPMNGIFGTIQLLEKTPMSEEQSKYIKLLKNSGNKLLTIINNILDISKIEAGIHKLNDGKFALKKITDDIYTNLLESGNSKGLEIRYYFDPNAEFIAIGDELKLKQILDNLISNAVKFTEKGYISFRVTKVSSDNDYVKIKFTIADTGIGIDERFKSKIFGIFSQGDISVNKKYTGTGLGLSISKQLAMMMNGNISFESTLGEGSTFMFTCSFKKSDYYEKNIEVMNDNKISEDDKINNLWMNKAILCIETNSIDKEVMESIVERRGCKYIHAHNISEALKILNCNYVDLILLDMKLNKLEDFEKIKEMRISRVKGKNIPIIGMSSYTIIENREILMNLGIDHCISKPFNVEEIYNIFEIYL; via the coding sequence ATGCCACTTAATAGTAAAAGAAATCCAAAACCATCTATTACTATTTCAAATGAGATAGTGATTAAAGTAAGCGAAGAATTTGTTGATTTAACAGGGTATTACAAGGAAGAACTATTAGGAAAATCATATAAAGAACTTAGTAAAACATTGAAAACTAATTTTTTTGATAAATTTGAAAGTATTAGTGATGAAATGAGTGTCTACATATTCACTAAGTCACTTGAACCAAGAGAAGTGATTATTTCTAAGAAGATAGATCACGACAAAACGGATATATTATATTTTTTCCATGAAAAAGAGAATTCACGTATTGAAAATAAGTTCCTATATGCAGAACAGTTATGTTTTGATAATAAATATGGAATTGCAATTTATTCTGCGCCAGATATAACTTTGTTAAAAGCTAATGAAAAATATATTAACTATATGGATGAACCATTTAATATGAAAGAGAATTGCATTGGTAAATCAATAGAAGAAATAGCTAAAGATTTTAAGGAAGATAAAATAAGGGAAAAATGGATAAGTGTTATAAAAACAGGTAAGACGTGCTATGTAAAATATTTTATGAGTGATAGACATGGAACAGGAGTAACATATTTTGATTCAGCAATAGTACCAATATATGAAGAGGGGAAAGTAAAATATTATATTGAGAATCGTATTGATGTAACAGATAGAATAAGAAATAAGATGGTTATTGAAGCTCAAGCTGCTGAAATTGAGAGAAGGGATAAAAAAATCGAGGCTATAATGGATTTAGCAGATGAGCAGATAAGCATCTTTGATAAAAGTGGAAGGTTAATTAAAATAAGCAAAGTTATCTTGGAATTATTTCAAGCAAATAAAATAAGCAATATAAATGATATAAAAGATGAAATAATGATTTTTGATGTAAATAAAAATAGAATTGAATTTGAAAAGAGTAAGTTTAGTTATATAGAAAAAGGAAAGGAAATAAATAATTATAGAGTAATAATAGGAACTAGAAATTTCGAGAAACATGTTGTTATTAGTGGCAAGCCTATATTTGATAGAAAAGGAAATTTTGAAAGATATGTTTTAATAATTGACGATATAACGGAAGAGGTACAAGCAAAGATTATAGAAGAGCAAAAGAATAAATTAGAAGCTATAATTAGAAATATGTCCGAGGGATTGTTTACAATTGACAAAGAAGGTAATATTAATATTCTAAATTCCAGTGCAAAAGACTTTTTTTATAATATTGGATTAGCAAACAAAATTAGTGAAAATTTGTTAAAAGTGAAATTCTACGATTCCAATGATAATATAATCAAACCAGAAAATTTGCCTAGCTATCGAGTACTAAAGGGTGAAAAGATTAATGAATATAGAATGACGCTTAAGAGAAAGGGATTAGAATATCACTTTAATGTAAGTGGCAGTCCTCTATATGATGAAGATGGAGATATAGTAAAGGCGCTATTATGCACTCGAAATGTTACTGAACAGGTTAATAGCAATACAATTATAAAGATGCAAAAAAAGCAATTAGAAGCTGTCATTGAAAATATTTCTGATGCAATTTACATTGCAGATAAGGAAGGTAAAATAATTTTGATGAATGCAGAAGGAAGAAGTCTTCTTTCTGATTATTATGCCGTAAAGAATGCAGAAGATTTTAACATAACTAAGCAAGCTTTTGATACATCAGGGAATGAAATCCATGTAGAGAATTTGTCTTTAAAATGCGCATTACGAGGCGAAAAAATAAAAAATAAAACAGTTATAATTAAGCGCTTAGATAAAGAACTAACTATTAGAGTAAATTCTACTCCTATATATGACACAAGTGGAAATTTAATTATGGCTTTAGCTTGTTATCATGATATTACAGATCTAGCTGAAAAAGAAAAAATCATTGTTGAAAAATATAGACAATTGGAAGTATTAAAGGAAGAAGCTGAAATTGCTAATAAAATAAAGTCATTATTCTTAGACAATATGAGCCATGAAATACGGACTCCGATGAATGGCATTTTTGGAACAATTCAGCTTCTTGAAAAAACACCTATGAGTGAGGAGCAAAGTAAGTATATAAAACTGCTAAAAAACTCTGGAAATAAACTATTAACAATTATAAATAATATTTTAGATATTTCAAAAATAGAGGCCGGTATACATAAATTAAATGATGGTAAATTTGCTTTAAAAAAAATAACAGATGATATTTATACAAATCTATTGGAATCAGGAAATTCTAAAGGATTAGAAATAAGATATTATTTTGATCCAAATGCAGAATTTATAGCAATTGGAGATGAACTAAAGTTAAAACAAATATTAGATAATTTAATTAGTAATGCGGTAAAATTTACGGAAAAAGGATATATATCCTTTAGGGTAACGAAAGTATCTTCAGATAATGACTATGTAAAAATTAAATTTACAATAGCAGATACAGGGATAGGAATAGACGAAAGATTTAAGAGTAAAATTTTTGGCATATTTAGTCAAGGTGATATATCTGTAAATAAGAAATATACAGGAACTGGTCTAGGATTATCTATATCTAAGCAGCTTGCTATGATGATGAATGGAAATATAAGCTTTGAAAGCACACTAGGAGAAGGGTCTACATTTATGTTTACATGTAGTTTTAAAAAAAGTGATTATTATGAAAAGAATATAGAGGTAATGAACGATAATAAAATTAGCGAAGATGATAAGATAAATAATTTATGGATGAATAAAGCTATACTTTGTATTGAAACTAATTCAATTGACAAAGAAGTTATGGAGAGTATAGTGGAGAGAAGAGGCTGTAAATATATCCATGCACATAATATAAGCGAGGCGTTGAAAATCCTAAATTGTAACTATGTAGACTTAATATTGCTAGATATGAAATTAAATAAATTAGAAGATTTTGAAAAAATTAAGGAAATGAGAATATCAAGAGTAAAAGGAAAAAATATTCCTATAATCGGAATGTCTTCATATACCATTATTGAAAATAGAGAGATACTTATGAATCTAGGGATTGATCATTGCATATCAAAACCATTTAATGTTGAAGAAATTTATAACATCTTCGAAATTTATTTATGA